The Punica granatum isolate Tunisia-2019 chromosome 4, ASM765513v2, whole genome shotgun sequence genome has a window encoding:
- the LOC116204031 gene encoding probable plastid-lipid-associated protein 14, chloroplastic, translating to MALCGAGLSWGVDGVEAGCSRRNLSTVLVGLGPSRSYFNGRSLVSIPRQFGKLWCCSSGKSGSALESKVGPDAKNGPSVSLEEELEHVMRFKMSDFKVLNSVSIGLGGRADEMVFEAMVKDPKSPLNDTKVVLRRLTSAQAKRRGKRAIEVLKKLVCRKIMYYSYSMQVHGYLSSSKENGHGSFTLVHGYHGSFSLRHWLQQSDWLPTLEATLALDEESVKRVGDDTIGGPAVSRQSRLIRILMRDLLIGVNYLHSHGLAHTELRLENLHVSPVDRHIKVGILGNAADFYEESLNVGNADSGMDRREMMIAFDMRCVGFIMAKMVLRELMDPSIFTKFKSFLTKGNDPSCLREYLLQILSRNSPSGSCGFQILDRNWGAGWNLLSLLLATKPSERIRCLDALRHPFLCGPRWRVVPSMDIIRWGLGSTAVRITEEYIYGNTQRSRLAHFIGLMEMLNPHSKPKNWLELLPGKWRLLYCTGRHIGLTLRSPPARALIGNVHLTISRATDSTTPTFRFTSDISFTVMVGPQWPHNKDGTLGKLQVNSLFHLSAGRQIYIKEETTSGKFSLGQSIDRDALLRKISTGKWGKAIPYKELPSSLPVVKFVSDDDIEVTLNLDEPLSRDVKMAGNIVQEVRMQVPPEMFDLSKLVCGTYVDSRLLVLRGVSGSALFFTRSCSDEGSR from the exons ATGGCATTGTGCGGCGCCGGTCTGAGTTGGGGCGTGGATGGAGTTGAAGCAGGGTGCTCGAGACGAAATTTGTCGACTGTACTTGTTGGACTTGGACCCTCCCGCTCATACTTCAATGGGCGGTCATTGGTTTCGATTCCGAGACAGTTTGGGAAATTATGGTGTTGCTCGTCCGGTAAAAGTGGTTCTGCCTTGGAATCTAAGGTCGGGCCCGATGCCAAGAATGGTCCATCAGTATCACTGGAGGAGGAACTGGAGCATGTTATGAGGTTCAAGATGTCTGACTTTAAGGTCCTTAATTCAGTCAGTATTGGCCTCGGTGGACGG GCAGATGAGATGGTATTTGAGGCCATGGTGAAGGATCCTAAGAG CCCTTTAAATGACACCAAAGTAGTGCTGCGGCGCCTCACTAGTGCTCAAGCGAAACGTCGAGGGAAACGAGCAATTGAG GTACTGAAGAAGCTGGTTTGTCGCAAGATCATGTACTATTCCTATTCAATGCAAGTTCATGGGTACTTGTCATCGTCCAAGGAGAATGGCCATGGCTCATTTACTTTGGTCCATGGG TATCATGGCAGCTTCTCTTTGAGACACTGGCTTCAACAATCCGATTGGCTTCCTACTCTAGAAGCTACTCTTGCATTGGATGAAGAGTCTGTTAAACGAGTTGGAGACGATACAATTGGTGGACCTGCTGTTTCCCGACAGTCGAGGCTCATCAGAATATTGATGAGGGATCTCTTGATTGGT GTAAACTACTTGCACAGCCATGGTCTTGCTCATACAGAGTTGAGGCTGGAGAATCTGCATGTTAGCCCAGTTGATCGGCATATCAAA GTTGGGATATTAGGAAATGCAGCAGATTTCTATGAGGAGAGTTTAAATGTTGGAAATGCGGACAGCGGCATGGACAGGCGGGAGATGATGATTGCTTTTGACATGAG ATGCGTCGGATTTATCATGGCGAAAATGGTGTTGCGGGAGCTCATGGATCCATCAATCTTCACGAAGTTCAAATCATTTCTCACAAAG GGAAATGATCCTTCATGTCTGCGTGAATATCTTCTGCAAATCCTTAGCAGGAATTCTCCTTCTGGAAGTTGTGGCTTTCAA ATACTTGATCGCAACTGGGGCGCCGGTTGGAATCTCTTGTCTTTATTGCTTGCAACCAAACCTTCTGAAAGAATTAG ATGTCTAGATGCCTTGAGACACCCATTTCTGTGTGGACCAAGATGGCGAGTGGTCCCGTCAATGGATATCATCAGATGGGGTCTTGGCTCAACTGCTGTACGAATTACGGAGGAGTACATTTACGGCAACACACAG CGTAGTCGGCTTGCCCACTTCATCGGATTAATGGAGATGCTGAATCCCCATTCAAAACCTAAG AATTGGCTCGAGTTGCTTCCTGGAAAATGGCGTCTCTTGTATTGCACCGGAAGGCACATAGGTCTCACCCTTCGCTCGCCTCCTGCACGAGCCCTCATTGGGAACGTACACCTCACCATTTCAAGAGCAACTGACTCAACAACCCCTACTTTCAGATTTACCTCCGACATCAGCTTCACAGTCATGGTGGGTCCCCAATGGCCTCACAACAAGGACGGGACTCTGGGTAAGTTGCAGGTGAACTCTTTGTTCCATCTGTCTGCCGGAAGACAGATCTACATCAAGGAGGAGACAACCTCGGGGAAGTTCTCGCTGGGTCAATCAATCGACCGTGACGCTCTACTCAGGAAAATTTCCACAGGAAAATGGGGCAAGGCCATTCCTTATAAAGAGCTTCCCTCGAGTCTCCCAGTGGTTAAGTTCGTGTCAGATGATGACATTGAGGTGACCCTTAATCTAGACGAGCCACTAAGTCGGGATGTGAAGATGGCAGGCAACATAGTCCAGGAAGTTCGAATGCAAGTCCCACCTGAAATGTTCGACCTGTCAAAGCTTGTGTGCGGGACCTATGTGGACTCGAGACTGCTCGTGCTCCGAGGAGTGAGTGGATCCGCCCTCTTCTTCACGAGGTCTTGCAGTGATGAGGGTTCTAGATAG
- the LOC116204032 gene encoding splicing factor SF3a60 homolog yields MSSTLLEVTRASHEEVERFERLIVKDLQNEPATNKDRLFQSHRVRHMIDTITATTEKLIEVYDDKDGARKDEIAALGGQTATGTNVFSAFYDRLKEIREYHRKHPAARVVDTNEEFEELLKEEPQIEFSGEEAMGRYLDMHELYHQYVNSKFGEPIEYTAYLDTFARLEKISRRLKLSRQYREYLEKLLEYLVYFFERTEPLQDLDRIFSKVQSDFEEKWASNKVEGWENGGQENGLVPLQHTVIDLDYYSTVEELMEVGPEKLKEALGALGLKSGGTVQQRAERLFLTKHTPLEMLDKKHFAKGSRSLEQNGTAVAPEQMDSSKEIALMEAKIKKLCSLLEETIVRTKENVEKRQALTYEEMEAEREEEDTQAESESDDEEQQIYNPLKLPMGWDGKPIPYWLYKLHGLGQEFKCEICGNHSYWGRRAFERHFKEWRHQHGMRCLGIPNTKNFNEITSIKEAQELWERIQERQGLNKWRPDLEEEYEDREGNIYNKKTYTDLQRQGLI; encoded by the exons atgTCGTCGACTCTGCTGGAGGTGACGCGCGCGTCTCACGAGGAGGTGGAGCGGTTCGAGCGTCTCATCGTGAAGGACCTCCAGAACGAGCCTGCCACCAACAAGGACCGGCTCTTCCAGAGCCACCGCGTCCGCCACATGATTGACACCATCACCGCCACCACTGAAAAGCTC ATTGAGGTATATGACGATAAGGACGGTGCGAGAAAGGATGAGATTGCAGCTCTCGGCGGACAGACTGCAACTGGAACGAATGTTTTCAGTGCTTTCTACGACAGGCTGAAGGAG ATTCGTGAGTATCACAGAAAGCATCCGGCTGCTCGTGTTGTGGATACCAATGAGGAGTTTGAGGAACTTCTTAAAGAGGAACCTCAAATTGAGTTCAGCGGAGAG GAAGCAATGGGCCGGTACCTTGATATGCATGAATTATACCATCAGTACGTCAACTCCAAATTTGGAGAGCCCATCGAATATACTGCTTATCTTGATACTTTTGCGCGACTAGAGAAGATCTCAAGGAGATTGAAGTTGTCAAG GCAATATAGGGAGTATTTGGAGAAGCTTCTGGAGTACCTTGTGTACTTTTTTGAGCGGACAGAGCCTCTGCAAGATTTGGACAGAATTTTTTCAAAG GTTCAAAGTGATTTTGAAGAGAAATGGGCCAGTAACAAAGTAGAAGGATGGGAGAATGGGGGTCAAGAAAATGGACTTGTTCCACTGCAACATACTGTGATTGATCTTGATTATTATAGCACAGTTGAAGAACTGATGGAAGTTGGTCCGGAGAAGCTAAAAGAG GCTTTGGGTGCTTTAGGATTAAAATCAGGAGGCACTGTTCAGCAACGTGCTGAGAGGCTCTTCCTCACAAAG CATACGCCTCTTGAGATGCTGGACAAGAAGCATTTTGCAAAAGGTTCACGTAGTTTGGAACAGAACGGTACTGCAGTTGCTCCAGAGCAGATGGACAGTTCAAAAGAAATTGCTTTGATGGAAGCAAAAATTAAGAAGCTCTGCAGCCTGCTTGAGGAG ACGATAGTAAGAACAAAAGAGAATGTCGAGAAAAGGCAAGCTTTGACATATGAAGAAATGGAAGCAGAGCGTGAAGAG GAAGATACACAGGCTGAAAGTGAAAGCGATGATGAAGAGCAACAGATCTATAACCCTCTTAAATTGCCGATGGGCTGGGATGGGAAGCCCATACCTTACTGGCTGTACAAGCTCCACGGTCTTGGACAG GAATTCAAGTGTGAGATATGTGGGAACCACAGTTATTGGGGACGGAGAGCCTTTGAGCGGCACTTCAAGGAATGGCGCCATCAGCATGGGATGCGCTGCCTTGGCATTCCAAATACCAAAAACTTCAACGAGATCACGTCAATCAAG GAGGCGCAAGAGCTGTGGGAGAGGATCCAAGAGAGGCAAGGCTTGAATAAGTGGCGCCCCGATCTTGAAGAGGAGTATGAAGACAGGGAAGGGAACATCTATAACAAGAAGACCTACACGGATCTGCAGCGCCAAGGGCTCATCTGA